A genomic window from Methanobrevibacter sp. TLL-48-HuF1 includes:
- the secY gene encoding preprotein translocase subunit SecY encodes MSSLKVLEPLFRFLPEVKSPVHHEDFNEKLKWTALILVLYFILTEIPLYGLSSAAVDQFAQLRAVMAGSFGSILTLGIGPIVTASIVLQLLVGSKLLDLDLSSPEDKSQYQATQKILSIVFTMFEAGVLVLTGSLVPIDNSYLGVLFLQLVIGAILIIYLDEVISKWGFGSGIGLFIAAGVCEAILVGTFSFIPGSDGIYGGAIPAFIQSFWSSSIDFSVLIPLIATAAVFFVVVYGESMRVEIPISHGSVRGHGRIRGSVGKYPLKFVYASNMPVILTSALLVNVSLLASVFQKIGYPIFGEIVNGKAVSGIALYLSTPNDVSLLVTDPVRVIIYAIFFLLCSILFSYLWVEISGLNAKKISEQLYKSGIQIPGFRSSKRQLYKILKKYIPALTIISGLYVGIIAFCADLTGALGGGTGVLLTVGIIHKIYEEMAEEQLMSANPVLRKFLGGE; translated from the coding sequence ATGTCATCATTAAAAGTTTTAGAGCCATTATTTAGGTTTTTACCAGAAGTAAAATCTCCTGTGCATCATGAAGATTTTAATGAAAAACTTAAATGGACTGCTCTTATTTTGGTATTATACTTCATATTAACTGAAATACCATTATATGGTTTGAGTTCTGCAGCAGTGGACCAGTTTGCTCAATTAAGAGCAGTTATGGCGGGAAGTTTCGGTTCAATTTTAACATTAGGAATTGGGCCTATTGTAACTGCGTCAATTGTATTGCAATTATTAGTTGGTTCCAAATTGTTAGATTTAGATTTGTCTTCTCCAGAGGATAAATCCCAGTATCAGGCCACACAAAAAATATTATCCATAGTCTTCACAATGTTTGAAGCTGGTGTATTGGTATTGACAGGAAGTTTAGTACCAATTGATAATTCATATCTTGGTGTGTTATTCCTTCAACTTGTTATTGGAGCAATATTGATAATTTATCTTGATGAAGTTATCTCCAAATGGGGATTTGGTAGTGGTATTGGTTTATTTATTGCAGCTGGTGTTTGTGAAGCTATTCTTGTAGGTACCTTCAGTTTCATACCTGGATCTGACGGTATTTATGGTGGTGCAATTCCTGCATTTATCCAATCCTTCTGGTCAAGTTCTATTGACTTTTCAGTATTAATTCCATTAATTGCAACAGCAGCTGTATTCTTTGTTGTTGTATACGGTGAATCTATGAGAGTGGAAATTCCTATCTCTCATGGTTCAGTAAGAGGACATGGAAGAATTAGAGGGTCTGTTGGTAAATATCCATTAAAATTTGTATATGCAAGTAACATGCCTGTTATTTTAACCAGTGCATTACTTGTAAACGTTTCCCTTCTTGCAAGTGTCTTCCAAAAAATTGGTTACCCGATTTTCGGTGAAATTGTTAATGGTAAAGCTGTAAGCGGTATTGCATTATACTTATCTACACCAAATGATGTTAGTTTGTTAGTAACTGACCCTGTTCGTGTAATTATATATGCAATTTTCTTCTTGCTTTGTTCAATTTTATTCTCATATCTTTGGGTTGAAATTAGTGGATTAAATGCTAAGAAAATTTCAGAACAACTTTACAAGTCAGGTATTCAAATACCGGGTTTCAGAAGCAGTAAACGTCAATTATATAAAATATTGAAAAAATACATTCCAGCACTTACTATTATAAGTGGTCTTTATGTAGGTATAATTGCATTTTGTGCAGACTTAACTGGAGCATTAGGTGGAGGTACTGGTGTATTGCTTACTGTTGGTATTATACATAAAATATACGAGGAAATGGCTGAGGAACAACTCATGTCAGCAAATCCAGTACTCAGGAAATTTTTAGGAGGAGAATAA
- the cmk gene encoding (d)CMP kinase yields MIITVGGLAGTGTTTTAELLSEKLDIPFVSSGSIFRAMAKEKGMSVLEFSEFAESNDNIDKEIDKRQAELAKSSENLILEGRLSAYFVEADLKLWLMAPLDVRAQRISQRESKSVDVAKKEIKIREESEALRYLDIHNIDISNLDIYDLMINTDSFDPESITKIILTTLKVI; encoded by the coding sequence ATGATAATTACTGTTGGTGGACTGGCTGGAACTGGAACCACGACAACTGCAGAGCTGTTGTCTGAAAAATTGGATATTCCTTTTGTTTCTTCAGGCTCTATTTTTAGGGCTATGGCTAAAGAAAAAGGTATGTCTGTTCTTGAATTCAGTGAGTTTGCTGAAAGTAATGATAATATCGATAAAGAAATTGATAAAAGACAAGCTGAACTTGCTAAATCTTCAGAGAATTTAATATTGGAAGGAAGACTATCAGCTTATTTTGTTGAAGCTGATTTAAAACTTTGGTTAATGGCACCACTTGATGTTCGTGCTCAAAGGATTAGTCAAAGAGAATCTAAATCTGTTGATGTGGCTAAAAAAGAAATTAAAATTCGTGAAGAAAGTGAAGCTTTAAGATATTTAGATATTCATAACATAGATATTAGTAATTTAGATATCTATGACTTAATGATTAATACTGACAGTTTTGATCCTGAAAGTATAACAAAAATTATTCTAACAACATTAAAGGTGATATAA
- a CDS encoding RNA-guided pseudouridylation complex pseudouridine synthase subunit Cbf5: MKDFLTKSKSFTNPEYGCAPEEREISDYISHGVINLDKPSGPTSHEIDSWVKRILNLEKSGHGGTLDPKVTGVLPVGLGDATRAIQLLLTAPKEYVCVMTFHHDVDEDKIREVFNEFTGKIFQLPPVKSAVKRELRSRNVYYSTIYEINGRDVLFRIGCEAGTYVRTYCHNIGEAIGVGAHMAELRRTQVGSFTEDNHLSTLQDVTDAYHFYKEDEDESFLRNAIMPMERAADYLPKVVIKDSAVDAICHGANLASGGIAYLSDNIQKNSIVAIETLKGELVASGNSLFSSDEILNLESGFAVNVSKVFMKTDIYPKMWK; the protein is encoded by the coding sequence ATGAAAGACTTTCTTACAAAATCCAAAAGTTTTACAAATCCTGAATACGGATGCGCTCCTGAAGAACGTGAAATTTCAGATTATATTTCTCATGGTGTTATTAATTTAGACAAACCCTCTGGACCAACTTCTCATGAAATTGATTCATGGGTAAAGCGTATTTTAAATTTGGAAAAATCAGGACACGGCGGAACTTTGGATCCAAAAGTTACAGGTGTTTTGCCTGTAGGGCTTGGAGATGCAACAAGAGCTATTCAACTTCTTTTAACAGCTCCTAAAGAATATGTTTGTGTAATGACTTTTCATCATGATGTGGATGAGGATAAAATTCGTGAAGTATTTAATGAGTTTACCGGTAAAATTTTCCAGCTTCCTCCAGTTAAATCAGCAGTTAAACGTGAATTAAGATCTCGTAATGTTTATTATTCCACCATCTATGAAATTAATGGTAGGGATGTTTTATTTAGGATAGGCTGTGAAGCTGGAACTTATGTTAGAACTTATTGTCATAATATAGGTGAAGCCATTGGTGTTGGTGCGCATATGGCGGAGCTTAGAAGAACACAGGTAGGTTCATTTACAGAAGATAATCATTTATCCACTCTTCAGGATGTTACTGACGCATATCATTTCTACAAAGAAGATGAAGATGAATCATTTTTAAGAAATGCTATTATGCCAATGGAGAGGGCTGCAGATTACCTGCCAAAAGTAGTTATTAAAGATTCTGCAGTTGATGCAATCTGTCATGGTGCTAACTTAGCCAGTGGCGGAATAGCTTATTTATCTGATAATATTCAAAAAAATTCCATAGTAGCTATTGAAACACTTAAAGGTGAACTGGTTGCTTCAGGTAATTCTTTATTTAGCAGTGATGAGATTTTAAATTTGGAATCCGGGTTTGCTGTTAATGTTTCTAAAGTTTTTATGAAAACAGATATTTATCCTAAAATGTGGAAATAA
- a CDS encoding DUF106 domain-containing protein, with protein sequence MIDIFNMVFEALNAIFSPLLALDPNPQNPALTVLVIAFIVSLITTIANKLLVDQDEMNEIQQKMKDYQKEVREAQKSGDGKKLAKLQAQQAEIMQNQSKMMTNSFKPMIVTFIPIILIFFWMRASPISGLVISMPPGAFYVSLAPIWHFIGSFMYGGHSVGYNIGWLFWYFICTFGMSQILRKFLGFKQGF encoded by the coding sequence ATGATTGACATATTTAACATGGTATTTGAGGCACTAAATGCAATATTCAGTCCATTGCTTGCTTTAGATCCGAATCCTCAAAATCCAGCATTAACTGTTTTGGTTATTGCATTCATTGTTTCATTAATAACTACAATAGCTAATAAATTATTAGTTGACCAAGACGAAATGAATGAAATACAACAGAAAATGAAAGACTACCAAAAAGAGGTTAGGGAAGCTCAAAAATCTGGTGACGGGAAGAAATTAGCTAAACTTCAAGCTCAACAAGCTGAAATTATGCAAAATCAAAGTAAGATGATGACTAATTCTTTCAAGCCGATGATTGTTACTTTTATTCCAATTATTTTGATATTCTTTTGGATGAGAGCTTCTCCAATTAGTGGTTTAGTTATCTCTATGCCTCCTGGTGCATTTTATGTATCATTAGCTCCAATTTGGCATTTTATTGGTAGTTTTATGTATGGAGGCCATTCTGTCGGATATAATATTGGATGGTTATTCTGGTATTTCATATGTACTTTTGGTATGAGTCAAATATTAAGGAAATTTTTAGGTTTCAAACAAGGATTTTAA
- a CDS encoding 50S ribosomal protein L34e, protein MPANRYRSRSYKRVYKNTPGGENVLRYKKKKPSKHVCAECGKLLHGVPRGRPYEINKLAKSHKRPNRPYGGYLCSSCARKHFKNEARK, encoded by the coding sequence ATGCCTGCAAACAGATATAGATCAAGATCATATAAAAGAGTTTATAAAAACACTCCTGGCGGAGAAAATGTTTTAAGATATAAAAAGAAAAAACCATCTAAGCATGTTTGTGCTGAATGTGGTAAATTATTACATGGAGTTCCACGTGGACGCCCATATGAAATTAACAAATTAGCAAAATCCCATAAAAGACCTAATCGTCCATATGGTGGGTATTTATGCTCAAGCTGTGCTCGTAAACATTTCAAAAACGAGGCTAGAAAATAA
- a CDS encoding adenylate kinase translates to MKLVVLTGIPGSGSTTLLNKALEEVDYIHLNYGDIMTEIAIEEKIVDDRDALRKLSPDVQKEIQEKAAKRIKERSENENIIVDTHCTINTPSGFLPGLPIWVLNELQPNLFVMIEANPDEIIYRRLNDDTRSRDIERAKDIQLHQEMNRAASMAYATLTGATVKIIENHDNHLPSTVSKLVDVLNK, encoded by the coding sequence TTGAAATTGGTAGTATTAACAGGTATTCCAGGTTCTGGAAGTACCACTTTGCTTAATAAAGCACTTGAAGAAGTAGATTATATTCATTTAAATTATGGAGATATAATGACTGAAATCGCAATTGAAGAGAAAATTGTTGATGATAGAGATGCTTTAAGAAAATTATCTCCAGATGTTCAAAAAGAAATTCAAGAAAAAGCAGCAAAAAGAATTAAAGAAAGATCTGAAAATGAAAATATTATTGTAGATACTCATTGTACTATAAATACTCCATCTGGGTTTTTACCAGGTCTTCCAATTTGGGTTTTAAATGAATTGCAACCTAATCTTTTTGTCATGATTGAAGCTAATCCTGATGAAATTATTTACAGAAGATTAAATGATGATACTCGTTCTAGAGATATTGAAAGAGCAAAAGATATTCAATTACATCAAGAAATGAATAGGGCAGCATCTATGGCTTATGCTACATTAACTGGTGCTACCGTAAAAATTATTGAAAATCACGATAATCATTTACCTTCTACAGTTTCAAAATTAGTGGATGTTTTAAATAAATAG
- a CDS encoding 50S ribosomal protein L14e codes for MAAIEVGRVCVKTAGREAGEKCAIVEIIDENFVEVIGESVKNRRCNIAHLEPTADSVDVSGDADSIKAALADL; via the coding sequence ATGGCAGCAATTGAAGTAGGAAGAGTTTGTGTTAAAACCGCTGGTAGAGAAGCTGGTGAAAAATGTGCAATCGTAGAAATCATCGATGAAAACTTCGTTGAAGTAATCGGTGAATCTGTTAAAAATAGAAGATGTAACATTGCTCATTTAGAACCAACTGCAGATTCTGTAGATGTTTCTGGTGATGCTGACTCTATTAAAGCAGCTTTAGCTGATTTATAA